The following nucleotide sequence is from bacterium.
CTGATTACTGGTTACTCCTCACTCCCCTCCTTTCTCGCAAAAATTTTGGTTGACAATTGCGTGACAATCGTGTATACTATAGAATGATATAAGAAAGGAGGTTTGCCATGCGATTTGTAACCGTAAGAGACCTGCGCGGCAAGTCTGCCCAAATATGGCGACAGCTTCCGGATGAAAAGGATATGATAATTACCTCCAACGGCAGACCTATGGCCCTTCTGTCTGCCATCTCAGAAGATACCATAGAGCAATCTCTGGCTGCCATTCGGCGTGCCCGGGCGATAGCAGCGGTTGAGTCCATGCAATCGCGGTCTGTGAAGGCCGGTACAGACCGAATGACATTGGACGAAATCAATGCTGAAATTG
It contains:
- a CDS encoding type II toxin-antitoxin system Phd/YefM family antitoxin — its product is MRFVTVRDLRGKSAQIWRQLPDEKDMIITSNGRPMALLSAISEDTIEQSLAAIRRARAIAAVESMQSRSVKAGTDRMTLDEINAEIAAVRKERSR